Genomic DNA from Setaria italica strain Yugu1 chromosome V, Setaria_italica_v2.0, whole genome shotgun sequence:
CCGCACCAagcacctcaccttcgaggttgcCAATTTCAAGGCCTCCTACCATGTCATCTTTGGCAGGCCAATGCTAGCGAGGTTCATGGCGATCCCCAACCAAACCTACCTTATCCTCAAGATGCCAGATCCAAACAGCGTGGTCCCCATCTTCTGTGATGTTGAAACGTCCTACAAGTGCGACACGAAAGTCGTGCAGCTAGCCAAGACCCTGGAGTACTCGACTAATGCCACCATGATGCTCGCCGAGTCCAAGAAGGTAGACCAGAGTCAGCTGACGATCCTAGAGGTGGACCCGACACCTATGACGCTGCAGCCCGACCCGCAAGCcaagaagatctgcctcggCTTGGAAGACCCCTCCAAGATGGACCTCATCGGGGCCGGCCTCACCCCCAAATAGGAGGACGCGCTCAGCAGCTTCCTCTAGGACAACTTGGACATATTCACGTGGAAACCATCTTATATGCCCGGTGTCCCACGAGAGtaggctgagcactccttggagctAAGCAAGACAACAAGGCCGGTCAAACAGAAGCTTCGTCGTTTCGCTCAAGATCACAAGAAGGCCATTAAGGTAGAAataaataagctcttagctgtcggtttcatccgtgaatgtaagtaccccgactggttagcaaatccagtccttgtaaaaaagaagaTTGGTGAATGGAGAATATGTATCGACTACACCAATCTCAACAGACACTACCTtaaagaccccttccctcttcctcgcATCAACCAAGTCATGGACTCCACGACCGGTTGCATCCTGCTGTGCTTCCTCaattgctactcaggctatcatcagatcgCCCTCAACCTCGTCGACCAAGGTAGAACTACATTCATAACGCCCTacggcatctactgctacaacaccatgacctttgggttaaaaaatgccgacgccacctaccagaaggcaatccagggttgcctcaaGAAACAACTCGACAAAATCGtagaggcctacgtcgacgacatagCTGTCAAGACCAAAGACGAAGAGAACTTCATCACCAACCTTACCCAAACCTTCGATAGTCTCTGGGCCtatcgatggaaactcaacTCGGGGAAATGTGTCTTCGGTGTCTCGTCCGGAAAgctcctaggcttcatggtcagccaacacagcatcgaagccaaccctGTCAAAGTGGACGCCATTAGGAACCACTACAAGAAAACCTTCTTTCTATGACAAAAATCCTCATAACGGGGCAAATTTTTGTCATATAATATATCATAATATGACGCAAAAGTTTGTAGCGTCATAAAATCAAGACAGTCAGAACTAGTTATGACGACACTATTTTTTTGTCACATAAAGGTACCAAATGTCGTCACAAAATGTAAATCGCTAGGAGCCGGTTGACGACGGCGTTTCTATGATGATATGTGTTGTTTTTATGTGACGGATGTGGAGCGTCACTATTTGTTATTTCAAATATGTGCCCAGCAGCGCGAGCAGGCGGCCCAGCTGCGAGCTAAAATGCAAAAAAGGAGAGCAACTGCTGGAACTGGGAATCGAACCCGAGACATTACAATGGAGTCACGCATGGCTTACCACTAGGCTACTGGCTCAGTTGTGTTTTGTCTTTGCATGGCCAATTTTTATATAACATGATACTGATCAACTgatttgggttgaagaacacaTGAATAGTTGatctttctctttttaatcTAGAATCAAAATCTGTAGCTGGTATTTCTCCATCATACATTATCCAAATTTGATGAGGTTTTGTTCTAAATTTTCCTAAAATCACCATCTTTTCTTTAATGGTGTTCGTTTGTATGTTAATTActatttcttaatttttttcatttgacaTGTTTTCTTCCAACTAAATAGAGAATAGATAAAACATGTTTTTTGCGTAAAAATTGGTAACATAACTTCATATTTTCTAATGTCATGGTAAACATAAGGTTCTATCCAActttgaggtgcatacgagttcgaACATGTAAAGTGCTACTTAAATCTCAAAGTTTAACTTGAGTTAGTagaaactatgtgagagatgtGTCCATTTGTAAACAATATACAGTACAACTTTACTAAAATCTTATAAAACTTTTATGACACGCTTATAGACGtaaaatatgttgtcatgtcaatttgtagaatttttttgaccgaatttagatattattgtaattattatgtggtaatttggagatagaagtttgaattgtccctagaATACAATTGAATTATTATATATATctccaaggcatgggttatAATTGAACATAGAAgcctaaatataattttgtgcattttttgaatcttatAGGAGcacacatagttcaacttggaattacttttGATAAGAACGTAAaaaatcatttaaatgatagaaaatactaaatctgttaaaaaattcttgaaacttCTACATGACAACTTAAATGTTGTCTATTACATGTAAACAAATAATAGGGTATATAAAATAAtgattttgcaagttacttcaaagggtgtattaattagttagttaaaaatagaaaaataacttttttgcacaacaagtggcaatgtaaattCACAAATGTCAACAACAGGGTAAAGGTAAGGTTGTGTCCAATTTTGAGGTGTGTACGAGTTCGAATATGTAAAGTGCTActcaaatctcaaagtttgacttgagttgtgtGAAATAATGTGATAGGTCTATCTATTTTGTGAACAACATACACTCCAATTTTTGtaaaatcttatgaaacttttatgtcaagcTTATACGTCaataaattgattctatagCAATTTTCAGAATTTTCGAAAAAGTTTTAGGTATTATTACCATTATTTTATAATAAGGTTGCAagtagaagtttgaattatccCTAGAAAAAATTTGAATATATCATCTATTTTCAATATATGAGCTATAATAGAACAGAGATacttaaaatatatttttgaagaattttttaaatattatttgagATACATGTAGTTCAAATTGTAATTACTTTCAATAAACCTgcaaaaaattatttaaaatgttgaaaataGTAAATGCATTTGAAATTTATTGAAACTTTGACGAGGCAACTTATATGTAGTCTAttgtatataaaaatatatcagtgCATATtagataattatttttgtgtgttACTTCACAATGGTGCAATAAaatcaaaaaaggaaaagaaaaacattaaGCAAAGAAGGAATGCAAGATGGCATGTTTCGGCCCAAATGGCCCAATTATCTGCGGCCGTTCATCACCGATCCAATGGCTCTAATTGTGCTCCCATAGTATATATTCCAGTGCCCAAACGCCAAAACCTACCTCGCGCCTCCCTCCCCAGCCACCCCTGCCCCCCCTCCCCAGCCACCTCCCGACGCCTCCCTTTCCCTCTCCCTCACTCAAATCCTATCGAGCGAGAGCCAAGCCGTCGGCCCCAGCTGATCATGTGGACCTCTACTACCCCACCTTGCTAgtcaccaccacctcccccttTCCCTTCACGCTCCCTGCTCCTCCTTGCTCTTGGAATTCGGACTGTTGCCCGACACCCGGTGCGAATTTCTACCTACAGGTGTTGAGGTGCCTCCCAAAACGCGACTCGGGGaagctgccaccgccgccggttgGAGGAGGCACTGGGCTGTCGATTCGGAAGGTAGCGGGTCGAGGAGGGTTCCGAGCCGCGCCGTTCGACGCATCGTGCGGGCTCGCGTTCGTGACGGTGGCGGGGGTGCTCATGCTCTAGGGGGCGCAGTAGGTGATGGCCACTGCGCAGTTCGGGGGTATGCAGCCGGCGGATGTGCTAGGGGATCTCGGGGACATCAGCACAGGTTTCTCTTCAGTTAAGAGAACTGTCTCTACTCTTTGATGATTTCCGAGCTCAAAATTTTTTAGTTACCGGCAGGTTGATTGCGATTTCTTATTCTAGTTTATAATAATCTCTCATTCCCTAATCTTTGTAACGACATTTAATCTGCATTTCAGGCTTTCCTGTTGATCTTCTTTTCTGAGCTAGGAGACAGAACGTTCTTCATTGCGGTAAGTACTCGCTAGTCACAACTCACTCCACAAACAAAGTGAGGTTATTCTTATGTAGTCAGATCTATTTACGAACGTTCATTGTCTAAATTGCACTATTGAATATTGATAGAAAGAGAGTGCTTTTATGAAACGAATGAAACATAAATTTAACTTGGTGTCCTGGTACAGACTTTTCCAGTGTCCACCTTGAGCATTCAGAGTTCATCTGATTACACAAGTTTCTGCAGAGCTTGAAGAGCGTATACTACAACATCTAGCTGTTGCCGCTGCAATGGGAAGGGCGTATCATCTTGGAAGAAGGGATGGGCATAGGGGCTGATCTAACTGTTGGACTATTTGTAGCCGTTTCTGGAAGCAAAGAAACATGAAGTATTGTTGTTTTTGAATGATTTGAATGTAATTGCTGAATGATCTAAATTTATTTGCTGGAATCTGAATGCCATTTTGGTTGATGGGTTGATATAATTTGGTATGTATTTTCGGCTGAAACGATCATTGTGATATATGGGCTAAGATTGCATTTGGTGTTCAAGGCCTATTTAGTGGGTGTGGGCTGAAAAATGGCCCAACTGAGTGGCCCAGTTCTAAAATGGGCAATGAATGCTAGGGTATTCATTGTGATGGTTGGTGTATTAGGTGACGAGTTGACCTACCAATATGTGGCAGTTGCAGTCGTCATTAAATTACAACAATATATGACGACACAACAAAACCATCACAAAAGGTCATGACATTTTGTGATGGTTTTCCATATTGTCGTCACAAGGTACATTTAGCGATGGTCGATATATGATGATCTTCATGACGATGGTTTGTTGTCATATCATTCTTTTTCTGACAAATTATGTACTTTCTATGACACTTTCAGTTTGTTATAAAAGCCCAGATTTTTTGTAGTGAACATGGCGCAACCGGCCGGCAAAAAGGACATCATCAAGCTCATAGGCATGATGGCAGCCGTTAGCCGTTTCATCAGCAAGCTCAGTGAAAAGGGActccccttcttcaagctgctcAAGAAGGCGGACATTCCTCTCCACTCCTCCCATCTTGACAGCCCCGGCCGACCAAGAAACACTGCAGCTATACATCTCCACGACAACACACGTTGTGAGCCCGGTGCTAGTTGTAGAACGCGAAGAACCCGGCCACGCCCACATGGTGCGAAGGCCAGTATATTACGTTAGCGAGGTCCTAAACGACTCTAAGATCCGCTACACGCAGGTCTAGAAATTACTCTACGCAATCCTGATCACCTCCCGTAAATCGTGTCACTATTTCCAAGTGCACAAGATCTGAGTGGTTTCCTCCTACCCAATCGGCAAAATCCTACACAACAGGGACGTCCACGGCCGAGTCATCAAATGGTTTGTGGAACTCTGGGAATTCAACATCAACTTCTGCCCACGTCAAGCGATCAAGTCCCAGATCCTGGCTGACTTCATCGTTGAGTGGACTAAGAGCCGCCCTCCCtagagaggccagagcactggaTCATATACTTCGACGGCGCCCTCAACCTTGAAGGGGTCGGCGCttgggtcctcttcatatccccaaAAGGCAAGCAGCTCAAGTACGTTCTCCAGATACattacaaggccaccaacaatggcgccgagtacgaggccctcataCACGGGCTCCGCATTGCCGCCTGGCTCGGCATTAAGCGCATCCTCGCGTTCggcgactccaaggttgtcatcgagcAGGTTAACAACTCCTGAGAATGCACCAAGGAAACCATGGATGCCTACAATGCTGAGGTCCGCAAAGTCAAGGCTCACTTCGACAGCCTCGATTTCCATCACGTCCCTAGGGAACACAACGTCGCCGCCtacgtcctatccaagctcggcAGGAAATGCGCCCCAAGTCCCGGTCGGCGTGTTCGTCCAAGACCTACGAAAACTCTCTATCAAGATCCTGGACTCAGACCAAGCTGACAGCAACGCCCAACCTCAAGCCGACCTAATGTCCACCGATGTCCTGATGATCGAGGTGGAGGAAGACTAGCACGCACCCTTGATTGCATTTATCACCGACAACATGTCTCCCGAGGACAAAGCCGAGCATGAAAAACTCACACAATGCAGCACCAACTACGTTGTGATCAGTAAGAAATTGAACAGGAAGGCCGCATCTACTAGCATCCTGATGAAGTGCATCCTCCACAATGAAAGCCTCGAACTCCTCCACGAAATCCACTCAGGTTTGTACGGGGATCACGCCGCCTCGGGTAGCCTGGTTGGGAAAGTGTTCCAATCAGGCTTCTACTTGCCAACCACTATCGCCGATGCAAAAGAGCTTGTCCAGAGGTGTAAAAGATGCCAGTTCTTTtccaagcagcagcacctcccaGCCCAAAACTCTACGCATCATCCCACCATCCTCGCCCTTTGCATGCTTTGGGATGGATATGATCGCACCCTTCAAGACTGCTCCGGGTGAATACACCCACATCTTTATGGCagtcgacaaattcaccaagtggattgagatcaaggctgtcaccagcaCAAAGTCAGCCAAAGCCGCCCAGTTTATTAAGGAAATCACCTATTACTTTGGATTCCATAGGATCTGAGTTCTGGGATTTTTGTCAAGACAACCTAATCGACGTGTACTACTCTTCAGTAGCTCACCCACGCTGCAATGGTCAAGTTGATCGTgtgaatgggatggtcctccactCCCTCAAGTCTCGCATCTTTGACGGCGTATCCAAATACGCCACCAGGTGGCTCCACGAGTTACCCCATGTCATTTGGGGCCTGCGAACCCAAAAGAGTCAAGCTGCCAGCTATACTCCCTTCTTCCTGGTATACGGCTCCGAGGAAGTGTTGCCAACGGACGTGGCCTTCGGCGCCCCACGGATCCAATACTACGAGGAGGGTGACATCGACAGTCTGGAAGAACACCGCGTGGCGGCTCTTATCCAGCACGGGCGGCACGAGCAGCAGATTCGATGATACCACAACAAGAATGTCTAGGAATGCTCATTCAACGTTGGCGACCTAGTGCTCCGCCAGATCAAGTCCACCaaagacatgcacaagctgtcggccccctgggagggccccttcatcgtcaaaaAGGTCATACCACCCGGTACATACCGGCTGAAGTGGGTGGACGGCTCATGCGTCCCCAACCCATGGAGCATCTAGTACCTAcgatgcttctacccttagaatataaaagctatgtactctttcAACTTTctcatattgaataaataaaaccccagaggttctttgcgtacctactaccTTCTCGCTTTCTTAGCCACGCTTTTAATCATGCTCGGGAGTTGTCTGACCTGTTCGAAAGACCACACCCTTGCCTTtacgctcgggggcttcccccaCTATGCGTTGACCTCCGAGTCCGAACTTTTTTCCTACCCCTCTCAAGGTTGTGTGACTAACTTGTGTGGACAGCGTCCTAGCatgcgaaacctagacaaccttgcgttcacctCCCCTACAAAGATCGAGATCCGGCACTCTGCTTGTGTGGACAGCGTCCTAGCatgcgaaacctagacaaccttgcgttcacctCCTCTACAAAGCTcaagatccgctctcagcagagtGCCGGTCAGGCAAGGCTAGACGCTTAGTGGATACAGGCCTAAGCCACACGGTGTTCTGTCAAACATACCaagggagggaaggagtttTGCCTTTACATAAGTTAATCAAAAAAATTTCTCACCCCACGGCACATATTGATACATTTTACAGTTTTTTCATTACAGGTCCAGTTCCTTAACTATGTCCTCTACAGCTTGTTGATATTGCTCGGCCAGCTCCGGAAGGTTATCAGCATCATAGTCCTCAGCAACGCCCGTTCCGACACGCTCCACAGCCAGTCGGGGGAAGTGCGTCTTAAGAAGCGCCATGACATTCTTGGCGCACTCCACGACGGTCTCCTTCATCAAGGTCTTCAGCTGACTTGGCACAGTCTTCAGGTGGTCCAGTAGCGGTGTTGGCTCATCAGGGTTGACCTCGGGCTAGATCATGTCCATCATGTAGCCCGCGACCGACTTCAAGTCCTCCAGCCCTGCAATCACCACCTGATCATGCTGAAGATTATGCATTGCCGCAATCAAGCACCGGTCCATATCCTTGCGCAAGTCAGCCTCATAAACAAGTTTTTGTGACATGGCATACTCACAATGCACGGCAATATCATGATCATGCTGGAGTCGGGCGCTGGCTGCTTCGCACTCTTTGAGGTCTCTCTTGAggctctcttctttcttctaggCATCTGCAAAGCAATGAGATTGAAAAATAGGCATTGGTCGCATCTAGAAGATCTGGACTCACAACAAGGATCGAAGCCATTACAATTCAGCATGACGTCGAGGTTGCTCTGGACGTCCTTGGTTATCTGTTTTTGGTCTGCAATCTCCCGATCTTTTTGTTAGATCTGCTCTGCGGTGTCCTCCTTGGCCTTCCTGAGCTTGGCCTCATGGCCTCCTGCGCTCCTGCGCTAGAATTGTCCTGGAAAGTCTCTCTTGTCCTCAGCAGCCTCCTGCGCTAGAATTGTCCTAGAGAAGTCCAGCATGAAGGGATCGTCTTTTTCGTGGGCATTGACGTTGGCCTCATGGCCCACCACCTCAACATCAACCTACGCCTCCCTAGGGTCTTCCTCCATCTGGACCTCGATTTTGGCATCCGTGTCACCGGGTGCAGCAACTACAGCATCTTCGGCAACGTCTTGGCGCAGGGGCGACTGTTGCTCGGGCCTCTCAGGCTTTGTCACTAGGCCACTTTCACCACCGGCTTGAGTAGCAGATGCCAATGCAGCCTCCTGGGGTGCATCAGATGTCCGACCCTCTGCTTGGGTC
This window encodes:
- the LOC106804332 gene encoding GDT1-like protein 1, chloroplastic; amino-acid sequence: MATAQFGGMQPADVLGDLGDISTGFSSVKRTAFLLIFFSELGDRTFFIAPPSLERPEHWIIYFDGALNLEGVGAWVLFISPKGKQLKYVLQIHYKATNNGAEYEALIHGLRIAAWLGIKRILAFGDSKVVIEQVNNS
- the LOC106804333 gene encoding uncharacterized protein LOC106804333 translates to MDAYNAEVRKVKAHFDSLDFHHVPREHNVAAYVLSKLGRKCAPRSEFWDFCQDNLIDVYYSSVAHPRCNGQVDRVNGMVLHSLKSRIFDGVSKYATRWLHELPHVIWGLRTQKSQAASYTPFFLVYGSEEVLPTDVAFGAPRIQYYEEGDIDSLEEHRVAALIQHGRHEQQIR